The genomic interval CATCGTGGTACAAGCAGTTCATTGTacctttacttatttttaaaattgcagACTGCAAATTTTAGTATCTATAATCGCATAATGTCGTTTAGTCACATTAAGTTATTTAGCTTGTTATTTAACTCAAAAGTCGCAAATATCGTGCCTCTATTGCGACATGCGCTTTCTGCCGTGCCTCTGTTGATTTATGGTTCCGCGACattttttcaacttttataACTTAgtttaatgaatatatttgttcttcatagtcgtattcctcacggctgagggtcgtagtcattacgtgaaatgtaacacacacaacaactttcttggcattattaatggagtggtttgccattgccttctccatttcacacacaagtcaataatcaaccagtgtgcaggtttcctcgcgatgttttccttcaccggaagcaagtgggggtcgatgaaaattactaactcatatggcacgagcaGGATttgaatctgggaccttttgatccacaggtcttaaccattacaccaccaccgcttctatcTTCTTATATGTTTGTTGCGGGATTTAATTGTAGATATGTTATttgttaaagtaaaaaaaaagtatgtataaaactgtatattctctatttaaaatataggatATACTTAAAcgtaatagtaattttataaacctctgatgaacatttttatgcatttaatttttaaacaggattgtttaacaaatattggtgtacttatttattaaaaatccaattttaatttaataacctaataaaatattacaggtaaaaaataaataacataaatacactataagtactatataatttaaaattgcgtTGCAAATGGATGTTTTTGGCaagttttgtatgaaattccTTTCGTAACTATAAAcactgcaaaataaaaatgctgaTCATAGTTTCCGGTCTAATCTATATTCACTGAAATAGACCCCAAATAATGAATCTAGACTTTATAAAGCAACTGTTGCTGTCAAGGACAGGCtatttttgcaatattaaagaaaatcaattGTTAATGACTTGGCAATATGTTGTAATTGTTTCTTATActcaaattaatgttatagacattatataataacatattgtaTTGGCAAACTTACTGTTTCTATGTTttaatttgctatcaaatgcTTATCGTTGAAATCGAAACCTGCGAAAAAACTTTTATGAGAATTGATAACTATACGTCAAAAATAagcattaaaaatactatcatGACGTGAAACCTACTCGTGTCATATGTCATACGAATTTGTATGTGAAATTCGATGAAATTCATAATTACAGTCCTGCTGTTTCGACGTACACGTAGCAATTTGAGAATGTTGTAGTCAGTGTTGATCTGTCCGCGATCGTAGCCGCGCGTCTACGCAGCTACGCCGTAGAGATCGCTACGACAGTCACGTGCGATAACGAGCTACGAGCCCACAGTTGCAATACGTAATCTGTTTAATCAATTGGATTTTATGTGATAAATGCTATTGGTTTAGAAATCTTAGTTAATTTTTGTCAATTATTGTTTGGTTTTGAcggaaatatttttggaagTGATGAGGTAAGTTATCGTGGCgtcaaatatattgaaataatttaaaattatcttggAATttgttcaatatatatatttttcaatcttACTATacgtttacacaaaaaaagaacatGAGCTGGTATCTCCATAGGTAAATCTTGACTTTATCAAAGGTTATCAAACATTTCCGTTATTGTCTCACTAGCTGCGCCTTCGTCCTTCAGCGGAATTCGCTCCCACaaaaatttcgggataaaaagtaccttatgtacTATTCCAGTCAAACAACAACTAAAGTCTCACCTCGTACTTATATTACAaacgtgaaagtttgtgaggatgtatgtgtgtatgtttgttactctttcaaacAAAGTTTACTCTatggattgttataaaatttgaaacactagtagaatataacctggaaataacacataagatacttttgtcccgaaattccatGGGAGCGAAGGCCCGGGGCACAGTtagtttataacattagtgAGATGTGGGATTCTGTAGGAAATCCTTACAACATATATTCAATTTGGTATAACATTGCCGTTTATTATCAAGAAATTACTTCCCGCCGCTATATCTATGTACtcgcatgttcccggttgcattcgcGACTGTGATGCCCAAAGTCCAGTTTCTCTATGCTCCCATGACACAATTGTACACAAAATGGACTCAAATGAGTAAAATCGGTTAATTTATCTAACTACATGTTGTTATTCTGACCGTTACAACTATTAGATAAATCGGCCTGAAGTGATGGCCTGTTTACACTAAACACAAGTGAAACTATaggctatcagatactttaacAGGCTCTACATTTTCTCTATCGGAGGGACCTTATCCCTATGAGGTCGTGAATGAAAATCGTATGCCAAAAAATCATCCTCTTGCTGATATTTCGATCGCATTCCTTTCCGCGGGTCCCTAAACGAGTGCTCGTCTAACAAACCTGTTCGTTTATGGGTTCCTTCCTCCTCGCAATCgggtaatgaaaataaatgtccCTATAAATCCCTCTTCCCTCGGGTTCTGTTTGTCAACAGCATACCGGCATAAATATGGAGGTCGCGTGCCCGATCGCGACGGAAAATGACTAATCAATAACCTTACTTTTCTGCCGTTGTCGGTTAAATCGATCTGTGCAATTAGCCCgcaaatatgttttgtaaatgcgaatgtaaaatttttttttttaatataatataatggaGCTTTTCACCAGGCCCATTACAGACAAGCGGTTATGCGATGGATCTCACTGATCTCACTATGGAGCTTTTCACCAGGCCCATTACAGACAAGCGGTTATGCGATGGATCTCACTGATCTCACTAAATGACTCGACCTCATCAAGAGTGGTTATGAAGCCCGCTTGTTATCAAAAGGTTCCGTATAATAGTTCTCGTAGACCACCACTGTTTACGCCACTGCTTTCTGCTTGAAGATGGTGGGTGCAAAAGTCATACTGGATGCCTTTTggcaaattaaacaaaacctGAAACCAGTAATAAACTCAATAGGCGGATCAACGCAAAATCCAGCTACTGAAGGCTCAGAATAGGCCACAGATTGGGATATATATCTCATCGCATCCATATATGTACTGATAAATATATCCTTAGTTGCAACCCATAGTCTTCTATGAGCCAAAGGTTTAAACCGCTTGTTGTACCTTTTACATAGCTTTTTGTGTACtgatgtttaaattaattaatcctGACCAATACTAATAAGGTGATTTTTTGCTGTTTCATGTATATGATTAGCTgcgccatttttttaaattatagatataaGTACTGACTCGTGCGCagattttaaaagtagttCAGGTCCATAATGTCCCTTTCCCAAAATGTCCCCGAGTTTCAAAATGCCTCTTCACCTAAATGTCCctttccataaaaaaaagtcAGTCAAAAGCTGTCCATtctaattctttatttgcacAATGCTTAACTGGTAGACACAATTATAGGAAGTAACAAGCGTATTTAGCTATTTCTAATAACCAATttagcattttttattttgattgacTTTAATCTACGCTGGAATTGTTATTTCCTTTacaatcatttaaatatttccataATGATCATATACTTCGTTCCATCACAATCCTTATGGATTACAATGCTGAATGCACGAAATGTCGTATCTACAACGCGAGATTGTAAACAGTTTAGAAATTGTATACTACACCAATCGTCACATATTTTGGATAGcgttaaattgtattaagtacaGAGTAGAAACGCGATTTTAcgaaatactttttttgtcattgcaatGCCAAATCGAACGAAGATGTGTTATCCCGCAAGATGTGTTGATCAACACCCATTGTTACCAGCCAACGTCAAACACAacgttttcatttttttttctactctaatagacaaattttattcagaatGCGATGTGATTATTTGATTGCAGTTTTTGTCTGAAAGTTAAACAAACGCTAACTAATAATTGGCCTGATTCCAGAAccacaaattataaaagaaaaatctataatCACGCGACAGCATTCATTCCCTGTTCGTTATTACAATACGGTATGCTTATTAAGCTATTTTTCCGTAGAAAAGTAAGGAAAGGGGAAAAAATGGTGCCTGTGCGTGCAGTCCCGGGCGGCTGACAGTGGCTGAAACGAAAACAATACATGCAgtactttaaaacttttaaaggGCTCCCGTATTTGTTTCCGATAGGTTCTGTTGTATTTACGTAGCTACGTAATGCACGTTACTTCCTTCCCACATATCGTAGGATGTTTCCAACAATAAATAGAACGTGGTAGTGCGTTGGCTGTGTAATGTTATGTCTTTTTAAGAGTCTACTTTGAAAGACTCGTGTGGCATGtactaattataatagaaGAACTCAAAATGTATGTcttaaaaatttgtatgatttttttttacgctaactCCTGGTTTCACGTTGTTAGTCCTaagccggctccacactatccgcGAATAGATCTCTAAACTTTGGCGCattcgatatacattgctgattcattgcggtaaataaaggcactcatactaactacgtgATGTTCACGCATTCACGTTGACATCGCTCCGAGTACGGCGATAGTATGGAGCCTACATTAATTTCAACAGGGATACACGTAGATAAGAACTTTGGCGCATTAGCCGCTTAGATCTGAAAAACTTATGTCATTCATCAATAACGCTACCTTCATATACATTTGATCCTCTCTACCTTTGTATGTAAACACATGAGatacaataaatgtttgaGTTTAACTAATAAAGTGCTCAATATCGTGGTACAGTCATCGATCAAGCGCAGGCTACCCTTCAAACGGGTGACATTCATACCAACTAGTAAATAAAGTGACATGCGTCGACATTTTCGTGCAGCTAATTGCGCGGTTCAATGTCAACGTCCAGCTATAGTCCATTATATTGACAAACGTTTATGTTACGAATCAATTGATATTTTGGATGGGTTTTGATAATGaaattactttacttattattgattttttcgCTTtcctaacatatttatttaaacttaatatgctacatacataatacatttttaattattatttcattgttattatctttttaataaataaataaatatatagggacaaatcacacagattgagttagccccaaagtaagttcgaggtttgtgttatgggatactaactcaacgatactgttGTTAAACAgcagtttttgtattttgtgttcATGATTGTAGGGTAACAACGGCTGTGTAAGTATTGGggcaatttaatatttaattttagaccCTAAGCCATAATGGACATGtaaaattgtacaattttaaatatttccctGTTACATTTTGGAAccctaaaataatatctatcaGGGTCAATTTTCCGTTGATTATTTATAGTATCAACAAGGTCATGGCGAGTTGTTTACTGGATTAATGATTAGACTACTGAtactagtaggtacctacaactATCATTATAGTtaggtatgttttatatatatgtcgCTGGCTCAGCGACCTAATAGGATCTTtgctttaaatattcaatctTTTCCACTCTTTCCTATATCCACAAATTGCCTAGATTTTttcgatttttgaaataaaatcttaagtCTTGGCTTGAGTTTTAAGATGACTTtgctttgtttataaatagacAATATCGGAAgttgaaatatagaaaatctaGTAATTTTGCTAATAGATCAGAATCTGAAAAAtgtaggtttatttatttattttatgaaaataatgctTTGCCAATGCCCTGGCTTGGGTGTCCTAGCATTACAATAACTATGTGATCGCCTGACGATAAATAAACAGCAAACTTTCAAGGCTGACTAATATCATTTGTTAGTCATACGGCGCTATTTTCGATGCTAGCTCCACACTATCACGGACTAAttcgccgaactttgacggattcggtatacattgcagGGTTTTCttactgttaaataaaagatctcatacaaattacgcaatgtgcacgcattcgcgtcggcacgTGTCTGAGTTCGGGGACATTGTGAAGCTGGCATGAGGTGTattagaaaaacataaaatttgccTGAAATACGCACattgttttttcaataaaaaaaagtttttgtaaaataaaacttatcccatatacattgtataatgATAATTTGCATAGGCATACCTTTATGGAATATACAggtatgttaattttttttgcgtATAATTCTTTAGGTAACATTTGACAATTTTAACAATCTATTTTAGTATAGGTATTAAACGAAGCCAACAATCACtttagtttctttttcaaaaatttttttgattaataaataatgtacaaaTGCAAACACAGACAACATAAGGAAATTTGACATTGCCTTTATCGATGAGTCATTATAAAAAGTTCCTAGTAGTTATTAAATTGTCATAAGTTTGATGGAACTCTAGAActtaaaacatacatttaaatacaatttcttaGTACAATCAAAGCCACAATTCTCGAATAAGTTATTCATAATGGGAAACACAGCTGAAACTGTTATAGGAGTTAATATGAACCTAATTACACTGGCGTCGTCGGCGGCGGCGAagtgtttatttctattatgtatttattttttaaatatagtcgTACTTGTATTACGTCATAGTAATATACCTTAATGACGACCTCAACGACAACCCTAAGGGTAGtcgtcattacgtggaatgaaacatacaacaactttcttagcattataatggagtggttagccattgccttctccattttacatacaagttaatataatcaaccagtgtgcaggtttcctcacgatgttttccttcaccggaagcaagtggtggtggATGAAAACATATGtacatgagttagattggtatacagacttatgtgacacgagtaggattcgaaccttggacctttcgatccacaggcgagcgtcttaaccattacaccaccgccgcCACCGCAGTTGCAAATAGTCCAATTTTTAATGCCTGAGGGTCGTTGCCGttgtggaatgtaacacacgACTTCCTGGGCAATAGTAATGGAGTAGTTTTAGGCAACAAATAATCGACTGGAGTTCAAGTTTCCTAACGAtgttcactggaagcaagtgatggtcaattaaaactattatagaGTCAGATTCATATACAAACTAATGTGGCAACAAACGAATAGAATTTGAACCCTGGACCATTCCATTCATAgccggtcttaaccactggatcATCACCGATTTACTGGcacactaataaataaaacaacttgAACCGCACAAAGCGACATTAATTTTTCAACACGCTGCAAAGATTTCTTCGACTGTCGTAATTATAGGACAACGTGGAAAATTACGAGGAAATGAGACAAGCCGATCGTTCGTGACTGTTTTATTCAGTGCCTGTAATTTCAGGTTATATAAGACCTGATGTTGCTGTAGGCTATAACGATGGTGACGTCAGAGAAAAGTCTTTTACCTTTAGCGTTCGGGCGAGTTAGTTTTTTAGCCAACAATTGTTTGATGTCAACAAACATGACATTTTCAATCTTTAATATAGAAAACGATGACGTCAATTCTTCTTTTGATGTCTTTTCACTGAGTAACTATCGTGTTGTTGGTGTTAAACATAGATAATGTTTTAGTAGACAGTAATGACAATAGGCAATAGAAACccttaaatacttaatttcttCTATCTGGAATCTAAAATCAAATGGTTTCTGTGGCATCTCCTAATctgatacatttttttttcattgtggtTCCCATCTTAAAACAGGACCAATTCATATCCATAGGGATAAACGTCTTGATGGATAACAGGAGCATTCCATAGTAGTATCGTCAATCAGGCGCTCGTAAAATCATAGTATTCGAAATTAAcactaaaaagtttatttgaagAATAGAACCGGCTCTGACAGCTGGCTGTTGGAATATACCTTATATgactgtattattataaataaatgttgattgatTGAACACGTTTCGATGGGAGAGATTATATTACCTTCATTATTCTCATTGTGGGCCTATAACAATCCTTTATCGTTTGTCCTCAGGTTTCCACAGAGTACGGAATAACCATGGCACAGAGTTTATCAAGTCAGTATGGAGCGTCACGGGACCCTGTCTCCATCCACACCCAGTAGCCGAGGCATGGATAAATACGAACAGTTGTCAGTTGTGAGttcactaaattatatttcacacGCTTCTATTTAGTTCTTAGATTCGtagattgttgtgaaatttggtacccgtttgtattgttatattgatattgtttgtattggttgtttcccgaaattcccacggaagctaAGCCCCGGGACACAGCTAGTAATGAATATGTCCTAagttaaattatgaattttgaaaaaacgtttattcaGGTAGGCGAGGGCTCTTACGGCGTAGTTCTGAAATGCCGCCGTCGTGACAATGGGCAGCTGGTCGCTATAAAGAAGTTCCTGGAGACAGAAGACGATGCTGCCGTCAGGAAAATGGCGCTCAGGGAGATACGGATGCTAAAGGTGCTGGCTATATTCCACTTACTATGTTCCAAGGGTTCCAAGCAATATTGGCAGTGTATCGCGTTTATGGCTGCCGTTTGTGAGTTATGTTCTTAGAATATCAACGATACAACTTTCTTTAATATACTGCTGTAAATATTAGGTGAAGAGACGGTCTGAGGAAGGAAAAATTCATGAAGAATACAGCGTACTTCCCAATCTCCctaaaaaaggtatttttatcgagtgtgttattgctaacagtggtggcagattttattcaagtatcTTAAatacatctgacatgacttctACGACTACCCTACAACCAAACAGTCAACCAGTGAATATAACTGTCAAAGTGTGCTGTGAACTAGAACGTACATGTGGTACGAAGCGATTGACAAAAACTTTTGACAGCCGAAGCTGAGCAGCAGCTTTCGTATCGTAAAAACCATTCCAAAAAACACATCAGGCAGTACGTAAATTACAGCTGAATCTaagatatataattactaatttaaaGGTTTCTTTAGGttataattactaatatttcctttttaattagaaatataaattgcaGAAGCTCCGTCACGACCACCTGGTGAACATGATTGACGTGTTCCGGCGCAAGCGACGGTTCTACTTGGTCTTTGAGTACCTCGACCACACACTACTGGATGAACTCGAGTCTTCTTCGGGGGGTCTCGGCGAGGATACGGCTAAGAAACATCTGTACCAGTTATTGAAGGGAATTGAGTACTGCCACCAGAACTCCGTAAGcacaattatttatcttttatcaaattaatcgAAGAGTTACAGGTACTATATAAAGCTAAAGTTTTCGAGTACCTCCACCGACTAGGTTAAAAGTACCACTTTTTTCATCATGGTACATTCGTTTTGATACATTCTTTGCatatgtttgtaaatattaaaataataaaataaataaatttgtaaagttGGAGATCacgaattttttttcttaatgttAATCTAATTAATGTCATTTACATATAACTATGTCATAACTTcacattttactattttctttCCACCTGTTATCTTCTTTCACTGTAAGAGCACAAAATGTGGGAAAGTGAACTCTTGGTTCCAATGCTTAACGGCCGTCGAAGAACAGctggaaaacgctcagatgagaaagaaatCATCTTTCTTTTTCCTTGACTTCCAGATCATCCATCGGGATGTAAAGCCCGAAAACGTCCTGGTGTCCAACACGGGGATAGTCAAGCTCTGCGACCTGGGCTTCGCGAGAGCCCTGGCGGCGCCCGGGGAGCCCTACACGGAGTATGTGGCCACCAGGTGGTACAGAGCTCCGGAACTATTGGTAGCTGAGCACAGGTAACTATTAACTTGTATAGCCTCTAACTAATGTGGTTCTGACTAGGATTAtccagattttttaaacagtGTTTGCGGGAGCctagtatttactaaatatgaCGGAATCATGTCAATCAAGCAACAAAGTGGTGACatgattaattttcattttgttcttCACTCATTTGTATAATCTTTGTATGTGTAAAAAAAGTAtgcaaaatgttaatttacatatatgtaaatgtacaTATGTAAATCTTTTGGCCTCTTGTAATGTCATCATACGACAATGACAGGGATCTTTCATAAATATTCTACAGATATGGTCCAGAAGTGGACATCTGGGCGATCGGCTGCCTGTTCTCGGAGATGATGACTGGGGACCCGCTGTTCCCAGGGGACTCGGATATCGACCAGCTGGCGCTCATTATCAAGACTGTTGGTGAGACTGCACACAAATTAATTCCATATCCTGATTAGTCACCAATATCTCCACTCATATCTATGGGTACAGGCTTCCCTTTTTTGGTCCTCTCTTTTGATCCCCTACTGTTTCACTGCTGAGCAAATTTCTCCTCGATATCCTTCCAATCTAGAGAGGAAGCTGATACCAGAACAACTTATGATCTGACCAGTTCAAATGACCTCATAGGTAGTACTTGTAATTTTAGATACCTTGTATTCAATTGAATCTGATAAGAATTGAATCAAATTCAATCTGTTAAAGGAAAACATGAAGAAACCTGCGCactgatttataatttattgtggcGTGGAAAGGTGAAGGCATTggaaaaccactccattaattgtgccaagaaagttgttgtgtgtgtatcTTTCCACGTTACTACCACGATACTCTGCCATGGGGAATACGTTTATGAAGAATAAGAAGATTTTCAGTTACTATTTTTGCCATCTCTCTAAAATTAACTATATCATCCACCAGGCAAGCTGGCCCCTCGCCACCAGCAAGTCGTCTCGCGGTTGTCGGGCGCCGCGGCCCTCGGCGCCACAGTCGCCGCGGCCACTCGGACCAACAACCTGGCCGGGACAGGttacaaaatagaattaaattatgtttctgGACAGGTTACTAATAAAATAGCTAAACTAAATTACTGACATACAGGTATAATTACAGGTATAACTGCTTCTCACTTCTCTCTCATGCTcgtaaaattgacattatgaTTTGATGTTCAGCCACCTAAAATTAGATTTAGACTCGCTAGtgcagaaattaaaaatttcgtcTAATCAGCTTTTAAGTGACCAGGTAAATTATTTGGCCAAGGCGCACCTACATCAacgtatatctatatattgttGTCAATTTTCTCGCAATCGAAATGAGAGGCAGTTTATACCTATAGTATACTTCGACAATAAACTCAGTAAAGCGAGATTTCACCCTCGATGTAACTATTTACCATCGCCTATGGTTTGGGTAGATAATTACGTCTCGtataaaaatgctttattatCTTGgtgtattttctattattcttatttagcTACATAGTGTAAGGTCATGGCTTGCGGTATTTGGAAAAACAACAGCGTTGTATagaatttcttaaatataacttGTACCTACTAATGGTAAGACCGAACTCTATGACAATTTATAGTGTTGGGACGTTGTTTGTCCAGGTGCGGGGCGCGAGCTGCTGGCGGCGTGTCTGAGGACTGAGCCCAGGGCGAGGCCGAGTGCTTCTGCGCTCTTGAGGCACAAGTGAGGAATCATTTCTTTTCCTGATTTTATCACCAATGTTTTGTgagatttttcaattaaacttAGAGAGAAAGCAACATTACTTGCCGATTACCGATTTGCTATTTTAATTAGTGATACAAAtttataagacctacatttgttaatgacgtctttggagaaaacgCTGCGGATGATGcgctgcttcttcttcacttgcgctttggaaagCAGCAGCGGCAgtacttagtttaagtaatttttgacgtcaataggTGAGTAGGTATAtcttcctaaattgaataaagaatttttaatttgattttgaaaaagtcTTCCCACGCCTTGAACCAAAGGTCTCAAATTTGTATAGTACTTGTGTCATATGAGTTTCTATGCCAATGTACGACCGCCACTATTGTTTCctatgaaggaaaatatcgtgaggagaTCGaatgcaatggcaaaccaatcCAATAGTATTTCCAAATCTTTGTGTGTTGCATTGTATTCGAAGTGCACTAagaaatattactatatacGGATACATACAAGAAGATCATCTACTGcttacgaaaataaaaataactgtaattTTCAGATACTTCATAGCAGACGGATTCGCGGAAAATTTTAATGCGGAGCTTAGGAAGAAACTAGGAAAAGAGATCGAGGTAAAAACACATCTGTACTTGCGTATTGttcttcaaaaatacaaatatctgCGCTTGATATGCTtcttcaaattaaaactaacaagcattttgagtaaaataattaacgcGTTTCAATTTCTTTCAGACACCGCCTCAACAGGCCAGCACAGCTCGCGTGGCGGGGAAGCCGAGGCAACAGTGGACCTTAAGCATTATACCTGttcgtatattattattatatatacacaaaGTACCTAATATCTGTCATGACAGAACCTCAAGAGGTCGTAAAGATAATGTCTAAAGGAAATGAGCTAGCCAAATGAACTAAAATCGAAAATCGTTACGAACCAAAGCCATTGTCTATTCTTATACATCGATGATTCTGTACTTGTGTCTACAGCTGATAACAAAACCAGTCTTTACTTCATTCCCTTACCGACCCACTGTTATCCCAAGCTGATTTTAAtcacaatgttattttttctttgcagGACCACAGCAGATCACGAACCGATAGCATTCCGGGCGAATCTTTAATAGACTACAATTATCCCCGATGTAAGATAACGTACAGATAAGGCGCTTTATGCCCGCACACTGGCGCCAccatcataattttataaattattttatagtgaaaaacgaaaaacattgttacaaattatgccacactagataaatattttattaggaaaTATAATAGTGCTCCATTACTcaacctgtgtgatttgtcgatACCATCCCACTTTATGTAGGGTCGGTACAGCATATCTGCCTCCTCCACTTCTGCCTGTCTGATATAGCCAATCTGTACATTTCTCTTGGCCATTTCCTGCCAAACGCACACCATCCT from Plodia interpunctella isolate USDA-ARS_2022_Savannah chromosome 14, ilPloInte3.2, whole genome shotgun sequence carries:
- the LOC128675224 gene encoding cyclin-dependent kinase-like 4 isoform X1 translates to MERHGTLSPSTPSSRGMDKYEQLSVVGEGSYGVVLKCRRRDNGQLVAIKKFLETEDDAAVRKMALREIRMLKKLRHDHLVNMIDVFRRKRRFYLVFEYLDHTLLDELESSSGGLGEDTAKKHLYQLLKGIEYCHQNSIIHRDVKPENVLVSNTGIVKLCDLGFARALAAPGEPYTEYVATRWYRAPELLVAEHRYGPEVDIWAIGCLFSEMMTGDPLFPGDSDIDQLALIIKTVGKLAPRHQQVVSRLSGAAALGATVAAATRTNNLAGTGAGRELLAACLRTEPRARPSASALLRHKYFIADGFAENFNAELRKKLGKEIETPPQQASTARVAGKPRQQWTLSIIPDHSRSRTDSIPGESLIDYNYPRSLEQNNSSLGEKTPQPSPTAATTQDNSEIVAALPPPAKPAPPKSLARAINETFQTFPVPVNTYPRTPYIKKVNNKLVMDEDLVRGRAAPKKNGKKAPPELLLPYVPGASNSPLKKAKKPPASLNTSAKMYETWETNNPQDMPGHMKTNLPYM
- the LOC128675224 gene encoding cyclin-dependent kinase-like 2 isoform X2; this encodes MIDVFRRKRRFYLVFEYLDHTLLDELESSSGGLGEDTAKKHLYQLLKGIEYCHQNSIIHRDVKPENVLVSNTGIVKLCDLGFARALAAPGEPYTEYVATRWYRAPELLVAEHRYGPEVDIWAIGCLFSEMMTGDPLFPGDSDIDQLALIIKTVGKLAPRHQQVVSRLSGAAALGATVAAATRTNNLAGTGAGRELLAACLRTEPRARPSASALLRHKYFIADGFAENFNAELRKKLGKEIETPPQQASTARVAGKPRQQWTLSIIPDHSRSRTDSIPGESLIDYNYPRSLEQNNSSLGEKTPQPSPTAATTQDNSEIVAALPPPAKPAPPKSLARAINETFQTFPVPVNTYPRTPYIKKVNNKLVMDEDLVRGRAAPKKNGKKAPPELLLPYVPGASNSPLKKAKKPPASLNTSAKMYETWETNNPQDMPGHMKTNLPYM